The proteins below come from a single Salinilacihabitans rarus genomic window:
- the tpiA gene encoding triose-phosphate isomerase codes for MFVLVNLKTYPCDPVAVAEAARDVNETTDARVAVAPQAAHLERVAETGVETWAQHVDPIEYGSNTGHALAEAAADAGAVGTLVNHSENRLKLADVDGSLRAAERAGLETVVCANNPAQIGAAAALGPDAVAVEPPELIGTGTPVSQADPDVVEDAVAAARAVDEDVSVLCGAGISTGDDVVAAADLGAEGVLLASGVAKADDPEAALADLVDPL; via the coding sequence ATGTTCGTCCTCGTCAACCTGAAGACGTACCCGTGTGACCCCGTCGCCGTCGCGGAGGCCGCGCGGGACGTAAACGAGACCACCGACGCCCGCGTCGCCGTCGCGCCGCAGGCGGCCCACCTCGAACGCGTCGCCGAGACGGGCGTCGAGACCTGGGCCCAGCACGTAGATCCCATCGAGTACGGGAGCAACACCGGCCACGCGCTGGCGGAGGCGGCCGCCGACGCGGGCGCGGTCGGGACGCTGGTCAACCACTCGGAGAACCGGCTCAAACTCGCGGACGTCGACGGCTCGCTCCGGGCGGCCGAGCGCGCGGGCCTCGAGACGGTCGTCTGCGCGAACAACCCCGCACAGATCGGTGCGGCCGCGGCGCTCGGCCCCGACGCCGTCGCCGTCGAACCGCCGGAACTGATCGGCACCGGCACGCCGGTCAGTCAGGCCGACCCCGACGTCGTCGAGGACGCCGTCGCCGCCGCCCGGGCGGTCGACGAGGACGTCTCGGTCCTCTGTGGCGCGGGCATCAGCACCGGCGACGACGTCGTCGCGGCGGCCGACCTCGGCGCCGAGGGCGTGTTGCTCGCCAGCGGCGTCGCGAAGGCCGACGACCCCGAGGCCGCGCTCGCGGACCTGGTCGACCCGCTCTGA
- the hisC gene encoding histidinol-phosphate transaminase: MQPRDLSEHVAYEAGRGIEEVARELGRDPDEFVKLASNENPHGPSPAAAVAIREAADGASSYPTAAHADLTDAVAERWDVASEQVWLANGGDGAIDYLSRATLEPGDGVLVPTPGFAYYGMSARFHHGGVEEYRLSREDDFVQTAETVLDAYDGERVVYLTSPHNPSGSTIPLADVAEVADGTGDDALVVVDEAYGEFADRESAVALIEGRDGFDAREDVAVLRTFSKVYGLAGIRLGYAIVPDAWADAYARVNTPFAASEIACRAGLAALGDDEHVERTVETAREAREYMREGIDADVWPSEGNFVLVDVGEATAVAEAMQERGVIVRDCTSFGLPGCIRITCGTEAETERAVETLNEVLADRDRQADRRGVTDA; the protein is encoded by the coding sequence ATGCAACCGCGCGACCTGTCGGAGCACGTCGCCTACGAGGCCGGCCGGGGGATCGAGGAGGTCGCCCGCGAACTCGGGCGCGACCCCGACGAGTTCGTCAAACTCGCCTCCAACGAGAACCCCCACGGCCCCTCGCCGGCGGCCGCGGTGGCGATCCGCGAGGCCGCCGACGGCGCTAGCTCCTACCCGACGGCCGCCCACGCCGACCTCACCGACGCCGTCGCCGAGCGGTGGGACGTCGCGAGCGAACAGGTGTGGCTCGCCAACGGCGGCGACGGCGCCATCGACTACCTCTCGCGGGCGACGCTCGAACCCGGGGACGGCGTCCTCGTCCCCACGCCGGGCTTTGCCTACTACGGGATGAGCGCCCGCTTCCACCACGGCGGGGTCGAGGAGTACCGCCTCTCCCGCGAGGACGACTTCGTCCAGACCGCCGAAACGGTCCTCGACGCCTACGACGGCGAGCGAGTCGTCTACCTCACGAGCCCGCACAACCCCTCCGGGTCGACGATCCCCCTCGCGGACGTCGCGGAAGTCGCCGACGGGACGGGCGACGACGCGCTGGTCGTCGTCGACGAGGCCTACGGCGAGTTCGCCGACCGCGAGAGCGCCGTCGCCCTGATCGAGGGCCGCGACGGCTTCGACGCCCGCGAGGACGTGGCCGTCCTCCGGACGTTCTCGAAGGTCTACGGGCTGGCGGGGATTCGGCTGGGATACGCGATCGTCCCCGACGCGTGGGCCGACGCCTACGCGCGCGTGAACACCCCGTTCGCGGCCAGCGAGATCGCCTGCCGGGCCGGGCTGGCGGCGCTCGGCGACGACGAGCACGTCGAGCGGACCGTCGAGACCGCCCGCGAGGCCCGCGAGTACATGCGCGAGGGGATCGACGCGGACGTCTGGCCGAGCGAGGGTAACTTCGTCCTCGTCGACGTCGGCGAGGCGACGGCCGTCGCCGAGGCGATGCAAGAGCGTGGCGTCATCGTCCGCGACTGCACGAGTTTCGGCCTGCCGGGCTGTATCCGGATCACCTGCGGCACCGAGGCCGAGACCGAGCGCGCCGTCGAGACGCTCAACGAAGTGCTCGCCGACCGCGACCGCCAGGCCGACCGCCGGGGGGTGACCGACGCGTGA
- a CDS encoding CDP-alcohol phosphatidyltransferase family protein, which translates to MTLDRLRPYASRFLVPFVKGFDRIGMSPDGVSALAFGVAVAAAAAFLLGGRAHPVWYAGAAALVFVNGWLDIVDGALAREQGVASEGGDLLDHVLDRYADIVIVGGLAAGVEDYLLGFLAVTGVVMTSYLGTQAQAVGLDRVYGGLVGRADRLAIIGVVGFLAYPLSGAYAGLTLVGWLLVFLAVVGHVTALQRFVHAWSALE; encoded by the coding sequence GTGACCCTCGACAGACTCCGCCCCTACGCGTCGCGGTTTCTCGTCCCGTTCGTGAAGGGGTTCGACCGCATCGGGATGTCGCCGGACGGCGTGAGCGCGCTCGCGTTCGGGGTGGCGGTCGCCGCCGCGGCGGCGTTCCTGCTCGGCGGACGGGCCCACCCCGTCTGGTACGCGGGCGCCGCGGCGCTCGTGTTCGTCAACGGCTGGCTGGACATCGTCGACGGGGCGCTCGCGCGCGAGCAGGGGGTCGCCTCCGAGGGTGGCGACCTGCTCGACCACGTCCTCGACCGGTACGCCGACATCGTGATCGTCGGCGGACTGGCCGCGGGCGTCGAGGACTACCTGCTGGGCTTTCTCGCGGTGACCGGCGTCGTGATGACCTCCTACCTCGGTACGCAGGCGCAGGCGGTCGGCCTCGACCGGGTCTACGGCGGCCTCGTCGGCCGGGCCGACCGTCTGGCGATCATCGGCGTCGTCGGCTTCCTCGCGTACCCGCTGTCGGGGGCGTACGCCGGACTCACGCTCGTCGGCTGGCTGCTCGTCTTCCTCGCGGTCGTCGGCCACGTCACCGCGCTCCAGCGGTTCGTCCACGCGTGGAGCGCGCTGGAGTGA
- a CDS encoding multiprotein bridging factor aMBF1 — protein MVQCEMCGAETSSPKTIKVEGAKLDVCSNCTDFGTEVRTQDSGSSTSTKYSTGSSGASSGGRSGSGSGSGGASGSSSSSSSGGSRRRRDMFDDMDDIATDYDERIRRAREGKGLSQSDLANELNEKASLIRKLERGDTLPSDQVQSKLERFLDVSLTGEAEAPEDAEWEGGSSTGSYTLGDVVKRKD, from the coding sequence ATGGTCCAGTGCGAGATGTGTGGCGCCGAGACGTCGTCCCCGAAGACCATCAAGGTCGAGGGTGCGAAGTTGGACGTCTGTTCGAACTGCACCGATTTCGGAACGGAGGTCCGCACGCAAGACTCCGGTTCCAGTACCTCCACGAAGTACTCGACGGGGTCGAGCGGCGCCTCCTCGGGCGGCCGCTCCGGCTCCGGCTCCGGGTCCGGCGGCGCGAGCGGGTCGTCGTCGAGTTCGAGTTCCGGCGGCTCGCGCCGGCGCCGGGACATGTTCGACGACATGGACGACATCGCGACGGACTACGACGAGCGCATCCGGCGGGCCCGCGAGGGGAAAGGCCTCAGCCAGTCCGACCTCGCGAACGAACTCAACGAGAAGGCAAGCCTCATCCGCAAACTCGAACGCGGCGACACCCTGCCGAGCGATCAGGTCCAGTCGAAGCTCGAACGCTTCCTCGACGTGAGCCTCACCGGCGAGGCCGAGGCCCCCGAGGACGCCGAGTGGGAGGGCGGCTCCTCGACGGGTAGCTACACGCTCGGCGACGTCGTCAAGCGCAAGGACTGA
- a CDS encoding adenylate kinase family protein: MRVAVTGTPGTGKTTATDLLAARIEEFEVVHLNAVLEREGLYTEVDAERDSLVADLDALAARFEDRDDVVIESHLAHHLDADRVAVLRCAPADLETRLRERGESEAKAAENSESEALDVILAEAVERHGLDSVYEVDTTDRDPEAVADELEAVVRGEREPSAGEVDFVGYLA, encoded by the coding sequence GTGAGGGTCGCCGTCACCGGCACCCCCGGTACGGGGAAGACGACCGCGACCGACCTGCTCGCCGCCCGCATCGAGGAGTTCGAGGTGGTCCACCTCAACGCCGTCCTCGAACGCGAGGGGCTCTACACCGAGGTCGACGCGGAGCGCGACAGTCTGGTCGCGGACCTCGACGCGCTCGCGGCCCGCTTCGAGGACCGGGACGACGTCGTGATCGAGTCCCACCTCGCCCACCACCTCGACGCCGACCGGGTGGCGGTGCTGCGCTGTGCGCCCGCCGACCTCGAAACGCGCCTGCGCGAGCGCGGCGAGAGCGAGGCGAAAGCCGCCGAAAATTCGGAGAGCGAGGCGCTCGACGTGATCCTCGCCGAGGCGGTCGAACGCCACGGCCTCGACTCGGTCTACGAGGTCGACACCACCGACCGCGACCCCGAGGCGGTCGCCGACGAACTCGAGGCGGTGGTCCGCGGCGAGCGCGAACCGAGCGCGGGCGAGGTCGACTTCGTGGGGTATCTGGCGTGA
- a CDS encoding J domain-containing protein, whose product MAVADERREGCDGCGRVVSLEELTTVTMPDGDSVACCPSCAPHAREAARKLSSLDQRRGDCDGCTRTVPRTDLEDVVLPDGTVVTVCPRCLSEVPGRSSEAKAGTGAGSDSPAEAEARCSQCREPVAGEPFRVRTIDDRTEELCRSCKEAAEERGVVADVAMQAAEAREILGVDADATDREIREAFLTQIKHAHPDRKSGSRSAFKLVKDAYDRLS is encoded by the coding sequence ATGGCTGTCGCCGACGAACGGCGCGAAGGCTGTGACGGCTGCGGACGCGTCGTCTCCCTCGAGGAGTTGACGACGGTGACGATGCCCGACGGCGACTCGGTCGCCTGCTGTCCGTCCTGCGCCCCACACGCCCGCGAGGCCGCGCGCAAACTCTCCTCGCTCGACCAGCGGCGCGGCGACTGCGACGGCTGCACCCGGACGGTGCCGCGGACCGACCTCGAGGACGTGGTGCTCCCCGACGGCACCGTCGTGACCGTCTGCCCGCGCTGTCTCTCCGAGGTCCCCGGGCGCTCCTCGGAGGCGAAGGCGGGCACGGGCGCCGGGTCGGACTCGCCGGCCGAAGCCGAGGCCCGCTGCAGTCAGTGTCGAGAGCCCGTCGCCGGGGAGCCGTTTCGCGTCCGGACGATCGACGACCGCACCGAGGAACTGTGTCGGTCCTGCAAGGAGGCCGCCGAGGAGCGCGGCGTCGTCGCCGACGTGGCGATGCAGGCGGCCGAGGCCCGCGAGATCCTCGGCGTCGACGCCGACGCCACCGACCGCGAGATCAGGGAGGCGTTCCTCACGCAGATCAAACACGCCCACCCCGACAGGAAAAGCGGGAGCCGGTCGGCGTTCAAACTCGTCAAGGACGCCTACGACCGGCTGTCCTAG
- a CDS encoding helix-turn-helix domain-containing protein, with product MSDRTAIVSEFEIDASEFVLGDVLAGPLDVEVAVERLVPADDAVVPYLWVGGADAGRFADRAANCPDVAALELCDVADGWRLFRVEWSDEAEGRLAALAGTRITLLEARGADRWDVRARFASRADLSAFHDACRDCGVDLTLARVRAHPPGPGGGVDLTDSQHEALSLAIERGYFDVPREITLSELAAELGISTQAASERLRRGTDAALRASLRTDRVPQFD from the coding sequence GTGAGCGACCGGACTGCGATCGTCTCCGAGTTCGAGATCGACGCCTCGGAGTTCGTCCTCGGCGACGTGCTCGCCGGCCCGCTGGACGTCGAGGTGGCGGTCGAGCGACTGGTGCCGGCCGACGACGCGGTCGTGCCGTACCTCTGGGTCGGCGGGGCCGACGCCGGCCGGTTCGCTGACCGGGCGGCGAACTGCCCCGACGTCGCGGCCCTCGAGTTGTGCGACGTCGCCGACGGCTGGCGGCTGTTCCGCGTGGAGTGGTCCGACGAGGCCGAGGGCCGCCTCGCGGCCCTCGCCGGGACGCGGATCACGCTCCTCGAAGCCCGCGGCGCCGACCGCTGGGACGTCCGCGCCCGGTTTGCCTCCCGGGCGGACCTCTCGGCGTTCCACGACGCCTGTCGCGACTGCGGCGTCGACCTCACGCTCGCCCGCGTCCGCGCGCACCCGCCCGGCCCGGGCGGCGGCGTCGACCTGACCGATTCCCAGCACGAGGCGCTCTCGCTGGCGATCGAGCGCGGCTACTTCGACGTGCCGCGGGAGATCACCCTCTCGGAACTGGCGGCCGAACTCGGCATCTCGACGCAGGCGGCCTCCGAACGGCTCAGACGCGGCACCGACGCCGCGCTCAGGGCGTCCCTTCGCACCGACCGGGTCCCGCAGTTCGACTGA
- a CDS encoding toll/interleukin-1 receptor domain-containing protein, whose amino-acid sequence MTGEQVFVSHAEGDLTLVGELFSTVKNFPFGVHIALEDVESAGSRGRLEGRLANSDVVVAVLTEGSADDTWINQEIGYALARDISVVPLYDRPGLTAGFVEGVEGVTIDRNDLTRTIFELLCRLRAELEPLGALSVPNWYVRFPCTVPDCGHPVTLAIEQDQPKLWRLHQHGKLLETSCDVCRATYYFEPATIGFVRRER is encoded by the coding sequence ATGACCGGAGAGCAGGTGTTCGTCTCGCACGCGGAGGGGGACCTGACGCTGGTCGGGGAGCTGTTCTCGACGGTGAAGAACTTCCCGTTCGGGGTCCACATCGCACTGGAGGACGTCGAGTCGGCGGGGTCGAGGGGGCGACTCGAGGGGCGTCTCGCCAACAGCGACGTCGTCGTCGCGGTCCTCACCGAGGGATCGGCCGACGACACGTGGATCAACCAGGAGATCGGTTACGCCCTCGCACGGGACATCTCGGTCGTCCCGCTGTACGACCGGCCGGGGCTCACCGCCGGTTTCGTCGAGGGCGTCGAGGGGGTGACGATCGACCGGAACGACCTCACGCGCACCATCTTCGAGTTGCTCTGTCGGCTGCGCGCGGAACTCGAACCGCTGGGGGCGCTGTCGGTGCCGAACTGGTACGTCCGCTTCCCGTGTACGGTCCCCGACTGCGGCCACCCGGTGACGCTGGCCATCGAACAGGACCAGCCGAAACTGTGGCGGCTCCACCAGCACGGGAAGCTCCTCGAGACGAGTTGCGACGTCTGCCGGGCGACGTACTACTTCGAGCCGGCGACGATCGGGTTCGTCCGCCGCGAGCGCTAG